A window from Megalobrama amblycephala isolate DHTTF-2021 linkage group LG21, ASM1881202v1, whole genome shotgun sequence encodes these proteins:
- the si:ch211-86h15.1 gene encoding uncharacterized protein si:ch211-86h15.1 isoform X3 yields MSKLQILSIVLTERLTLAAQEIFKAVEDIFSEYNDEICRSRQEIELLKRRLQQAGIQMDSETQSCSSETQAQKYTQAFSEAWRSEHDLKDTEMHMKLEVYTQQEENEVQIPVCNKSAPLSACLDIYHDQMPSKDTEPQMIDSCENTFPFINQAPRIKIEPETATETGITCQAQQHITRHGLDDSEASDASSDVSRIKMPLRNQEMLTQHRMELAQIRERMSSRIQRRNSERNSKKSQLYVCQDEVSQSDKCKANNARNSQAWRDRLKKDPVKYAEYKALEAARAKEYRRKRTAAAKELDKENNRERQRRFRAKKKLQCRRTEEKECKAEEEPPPPKKIRKVLTRNERMKKREYDRIKKREERERMGEQKKRRIRERDASRKREKRRQKKTKKQTDTPQTNVGSPSTSTGFRTESTKQVAVSRMSKKIPADAEKFADMVMDFIHCCTPRKQAALKAGGLKTARRRIDFDDPSQEKLRSMIEALKKKKDTASLDKRCLIILKKYRMQRIVSRRFNLRPAYLTKLSKSSSNEGLHKKRKSDATCMDVVNNITAFYRNPKVARELPYTRTVKKQQQRFLMEISLQKAYELWKLENPEKNFVSFPVFSWLRPSCVLLQRRTDINHCLCEYCTGVLLKLQSLNRILTATNNDECMKLKIKNKYELIDFSLCPKSGNSKYHNLKCINRACSDCGVSLLKEKFKVVLDSYGKQEVSWQKWESNAFNGDGRQKTKKVQSTKCGTFKTMFDELLGETDLLAKHLFTANWQNDQFSLIREKLSNTCSLFVMDFAENYSCISHDEMQKCTQQITIHPIVCYYKCPTEGHDHTVQEALVFVSDDLNHDANAVHHFETLAIKHLKEKRGLKLEHVVEFTDGCGAQYKSKVSFADISNSKASHGLSVERCYFGSRHGKGPSNGVSGVVKSSVRHAVLLRRITINNAEEMYNFCNLNLTKDGCDGQLRTFFLVKQGEIQRDRPITQVKSALAGTRVLHSVRCVSPGVLDTRVYSCLCDGCMNVDDGNQCSNSKYVLPWQRRTLNIDADIVDLYQPVTEEENTLPSATSEDDQLPGEQIEDLWMKLNNPEIPTDDLVMNLFQEDKGQETSNEKPTEVQDLQIEVLKDYAVLYTCPPKWCLGRVLEPPTDGGVRMKFLEQHGVSNLFSWPKTPDVELVDPVYIFHGPVNLIGHHPFSVDEEEFKNINEKYKTIKKNAC; encoded by the exons ATGTCTAAACTTCAAATTTTAAGCATTGTTCTGACAGAGAGATTAACTTTAGCTGCGCAGGAGATATTCAAGGCTGTGGAAGATATATTTTCAGAGTATAATGATGAGATTTGTCGCTCCAGACAGGAGATTGAGCTGCTCAAGAGGAGACTGCAGCAGGCAGGAATTCAGATGGACTCTG aaaCGCAGTCCTGCTCCTCTGAGACTCAAGCTCAGAAATACACACAGGCATTTTCAGAGGCATGGAGATCTGAACATGACTTGAAGGATACAGAGATGCATATGAAGCTAGAAGTTTATACACAGCAGGAGGAGAATGAAGTGCAAATCCCTGTGTGCAACAAATCAGCACCTTTATCAGCATGTTTGGACATTTATCATGACCAGATGCCCAGCAAAGACACTGAACCCcaaatgattgacagctgtgagAATACTTTTCCATTTATTAACCAAGCACCTCGAATTAAGATTGAACCAGAGACTGCTACTGAAACAGGTATCACCTGTCAGGCGCAGCAGCACATCACAAGACACGGCTTGGATGATTCAGAGGCCAGTGATGCATCCAGTGATGTCAGCAGAATCAAA ATGCCCCTCAGAAATCAAGAGATGTTGACGCAGCATAGGATGGAGCTGGCTCAGATAAGAGAGAG aATGTCTTCAAGAATCCAGCGCCGTAACTCTGAGCGTAACAGTAAGAAAAGTCAACTGTATGTCTGTCAGGATGAAGTGTCACAATCTGACAAGTGTAAAGCCAACAATGCGAGAAACAGTCAGGCCTGGAGGGATCGTCTGAAAAAAGACCCTGTAAAATATGCCGAGTACAAAGCTTTGGAAGCTGCAAGAGCAAAGGAATATAGAAGAAAGAGGACTGCTGCTGCCAAAGAACTTGATAAGGAAAATAATCGTGAGCGACAGAGAAGATTCAGAGCCAAAAAGAAGTTACAGTGTAGAAGAACAGAAGAAAAAGAGTGTAAAGCTGAAGAAGAGCCTCCGCCACCTAAGAAGATAAGAAAAGTCTTAACAAGAAACGAGCGGATGAAGAAACGAGAGTATGATAGGATAAAGAAAAGAGAGGAGAGGGAGAGGATGGGAGAACAGAAGAAAAGACGAATTCGTGAAAGAGATGCGTCTCGAAAGAGGGAAAAAAGaagacaaaaaaagacaaaaaagcaAACTGACACTCCACAAACAAATGTTGGCTCTCCAAGTACATCTACAGGCTTTAGAACTGAATCAACAAAACAGGTGGCAGTGTCACGGATGTCCAAAAAAATTCCggctgatgcagaaaagtttgCGGATATGGTAATGGACTTCATCCATTGCTGTACTCCTCGTAAACAAGCAGCTTTGAAAGCTGGAGGTCTGAAAACAGCTCGTCGACGAATAGATTTTGATGACCCATCTCAAGAAAAACTTCGATCCATGATTGAAGctctaaagaagaagaaggatACTGCATCCTTGGATAAGAGGTGCCTGATCATCCTGAAAAAGTACAGAATGCAACGTATTGTATCAAGGCGCTTTAACCTCCGTCCAGCATATCTTACCAAATTATCAAAGTCCTCATCCAATGAAGGTTTACATAAAAAACGCAAGTCTGATGCCACTTGCATGGATGTTGTGAACAATATAACTGCTTTCTATCGTAATCCTAAGGTGGCACGAGAACTTCCTTACACGAGGACTgtaaagaaacaacaacaaagattCCTCATGGAAATCTCTCTTCAGAAAGCCTATGAACTTTGGAAGCTGGAAAATCCAGAGAAGAATTTTGTGTCCTTTCCTGTTTTCTCATGGCTTCGACCTTCATGCGTTCTTCTTCAGCGTCGGACAGACATAAACCATTGTCTCTGTGAATATTGTACTGGAGTTTTACTGAAGCTTCAGAGCCTGAACAGAATTCTCACTGCTACTAACAATGACGAGTGTATGAAACTCAAGatcaaaaacaaatatgaaCTTATCGATTTTTCTCTATGTCCCAAAAGTGGCAACAGCAAGTACCATAACCTAAAGTGTATTAACAGAGCCTGCTCCGACTGTGGTGTATCGCTTCTCAAGGAAAAGTTCAAAGTGGTACTGGATTCATATGGCAAACAAGAAGTGTCCTGGCAAAAGTGGGAGAGTAATGCATTCAACGGTGATGGTAGACAAAAGACCAAGAAGGTTCAATCAACTAAGTGTGGCACATTCAAGACAATGTTTGACGAGTTATTGGGCGAAACAGACCTTTTGGCTAAACATCTCTTTACAGCCAACTGGCAGAATGACCAGTTTTCCCTTATCCGGGAAAAGTTGTCCAATACTTGTTCGCTATTCGTCATGGATTTTGCCGAAAATTACTCGTGCATATCCCATGACGAAATGCAGAAATGCACACAGCAGATAACCATTCACCCAATTGTTTGTTACTACAAGTGTCCCACAGAGGGTCACGATCACACCGTCCAGGAAGCCTTGGTTTTTGTTTCAGATGACCTTAACCATGATGCCAATGCAGTTCACCACTTCGAAACTCTGGCTATAAAGCACCTAAAAGAAAAGCGAGGACTGAAGTTAGAGCATGTAGTTGAATTCACAGATGGCTGTGGCGCACAATACAAGTCAAAGGTGTCATTTGCTGACATTAGCAACTCCAAGGCTTCACATGGTTTGTCTGTTGAAAGATGTTACTTTGGATCCCGCCATGGCAAGGGGCCCAGTAATGGTGTCTCTGGGGTTGTAAAATCATCTGTTCGACATGCTGTCCTGTTACGTAGGATCACTATTAACAATGCAGAGGAGATGTATAATTTCTGCAATCTGAATTTGACAAAAGATGGCTGTGATGGGCAACTCCGTACATTTTTCCTGGTTAAACAAGGTGAAATTCAGCGTGACCGTCCTATAACACAAGTGAAGTCTGCCCTTGCTGGAACTCGTGTTCTCCATTCTGTACGGTGTGTTTCTCCTGGGGTCCTGGATACTCGTGTGTATTCATGCCTCTGTGATGGCTGTATGAATGTTGATGATGGAAACCAGTGTTCCAACTCAAAATATGTCCTTCCCTGGCAACGACGTACCTTGAACATAGATGCTGACATAGTTGATTTATACCAGCCTGTGACTGAAGAGGAGAACACCTTACCTTCTGCTACAAGTGAAGATGACCAACTTCCTGGTGAACAAATAGAAGATCTCTGGATGAAACTTAATAACCCAG AAATTCCAACTGATGACTTGGTAATGAATTTGTTTCAAGAAGATAAAGGACAGGAAACAAGTAATGAAAAGCCTACTGAAGTGCAG GATTTGCAGATAGAAGTTCTCAAGGATTATGCTGTGCTCTACACCTGTCCACCCAAGTGGTGCTTGGGCAGAGTTCTTGAACCACCAACTGATGGAGGAGTTCGGATGAAGTTTCTGGAGCAGCACGGAGTCAGCAATTTGTTTTCCTGGCCCAAGACTCCTGATGTTGAACTAGTGGATCCAGTCTACATATTTCATGGACCTGTAAACTTGATTGGACACCATCCATTCTCTGTTGATGAAGAGgagtttaaaaacattaatgagAAATACAAGAcaataaaaaagaatgcatgttAG
- the si:ch211-86h15.1 gene encoding uncharacterized protein si:ch211-86h15.1 isoform X1: MSKLQILSIVLTERLTLAAQEIFKAVEDIFSEYNDEICRSRQEIELLKRRLQQAGIQMDSETQSCSSETQAQKYTQAFSEAWRSEHDLKDTEMHMKLEVYTQQEENEVQIPVCNKSAPLSACLDIYHDQMPSKDTEPQMIDSCENTFPFINQAPRIKIEPETATETGITCQAQQHITRHGLDDSEASDASSDVSRIKVSHVGSPRHKTQTFNMPLRNQEMLTQHRMELAQIRERMSSRIQRRNSERNSKKSQLYVCQDEVSQSDKCKANNARNSQAWRDRLKKDPVKYAEYKALEAARAKEYRRKRTAAAKELDKENNRERQRRFRAKKKLQCRRTEEKECKAEEEPPPPKKIRKVLTRNERMKKREYDRIKKREERERMGEQKKRRIRERDASRKREKRRQKKTKKQTDTPQTNVGSPSTSTGFRTESTKQVAVSRMSKKIPADAEKFADMVMDFIHCCTPRKQAALKAGGLKTARRRIDFDDPSQEKLRSMIEALKKKKDTASLDKRCLIILKKYRMQRIVSRRFNLRPAYLTKLSKSSSNEGLHKKRKSDATCMDVVNNITAFYRNPKVARELPYTRTVKKQQQRFLMEISLQKAYELWKLENPEKNFVSFPVFSWLRPSCVLLQRRTDINHCLCEYCTGVLLKLQSLNRILTATNNDECMKLKIKNKYELIDFSLCPKSGNSKYHNLKCINRACSDCGVSLLKEKFKVVLDSYGKQEVSWQKWESNAFNGDGRQKTKKVQSTKCGTFKTMFDELLGETDLLAKHLFTANWQNDQFSLIREKLSNTCSLFVMDFAENYSCISHDEMQKCTQQITIHPIVCYYKCPTEGHDHTVQEALVFVSDDLNHDANAVHHFETLAIKHLKEKRGLKLEHVVEFTDGCGAQYKSKVSFADISNSKASHGLSVERCYFGSRHGKGPSNGVSGVVKSSVRHAVLLRRITINNAEEMYNFCNLNLTKDGCDGQLRTFFLVKQGEIQRDRPITQVKSALAGTRVLHSVRCVSPGVLDTRVYSCLCDGCMNVDDGNQCSNSKYVLPWQRRTLNIDADIVDLYQPVTEEENTLPSATSEDDQLPGEQIEDLWMKLNNPEIPTDDLVMNLFQEDKGQETSNEKPTEVQDLQIEVLKDYAVLYTCPPKWCLGRVLEPPTDGGVRMKFLEQHGVSNLFSWPKTPDVELVDPVYIFHGPVNLIGHHPFSVDEEEFKNINEKYKTIKKNAC; encoded by the exons ATGTCTAAACTTCAAATTTTAAGCATTGTTCTGACAGAGAGATTAACTTTAGCTGCGCAGGAGATATTCAAGGCTGTGGAAGATATATTTTCAGAGTATAATGATGAGATTTGTCGCTCCAGACAGGAGATTGAGCTGCTCAAGAGGAGACTGCAGCAGGCAGGAATTCAGATGGACTCTG aaaCGCAGTCCTGCTCCTCTGAGACTCAAGCTCAGAAATACACACAGGCATTTTCAGAGGCATGGAGATCTGAACATGACTTGAAGGATACAGAGATGCATATGAAGCTAGAAGTTTATACACAGCAGGAGGAGAATGAAGTGCAAATCCCTGTGTGCAACAAATCAGCACCTTTATCAGCATGTTTGGACATTTATCATGACCAGATGCCCAGCAAAGACACTGAACCCcaaatgattgacagctgtgagAATACTTTTCCATTTATTAACCAAGCACCTCGAATTAAGATTGAACCAGAGACTGCTACTGAAACAGGTATCACCTGTCAGGCGCAGCAGCACATCACAAGACACGGCTTGGATGATTCAGAGGCCAGTGATGCATCCAGTGATGTCAGCAGAATCAAAGTCAGTCACGTTGGCTCTCCCAGACATAAGACACAAACATTTAAC ATGCCCCTCAGAAATCAAGAGATGTTGACGCAGCATAGGATGGAGCTGGCTCAGATAAGAGAGAG aATGTCTTCAAGAATCCAGCGCCGTAACTCTGAGCGTAACAGTAAGAAAAGTCAACTGTATGTCTGTCAGGATGAAGTGTCACAATCTGACAAGTGTAAAGCCAACAATGCGAGAAACAGTCAGGCCTGGAGGGATCGTCTGAAAAAAGACCCTGTAAAATATGCCGAGTACAAAGCTTTGGAAGCTGCAAGAGCAAAGGAATATAGAAGAAAGAGGACTGCTGCTGCCAAAGAACTTGATAAGGAAAATAATCGTGAGCGACAGAGAAGATTCAGAGCCAAAAAGAAGTTACAGTGTAGAAGAACAGAAGAAAAAGAGTGTAAAGCTGAAGAAGAGCCTCCGCCACCTAAGAAGATAAGAAAAGTCTTAACAAGAAACGAGCGGATGAAGAAACGAGAGTATGATAGGATAAAGAAAAGAGAGGAGAGGGAGAGGATGGGAGAACAGAAGAAAAGACGAATTCGTGAAAGAGATGCGTCTCGAAAGAGGGAAAAAAGaagacaaaaaaagacaaaaaagcaAACTGACACTCCACAAACAAATGTTGGCTCTCCAAGTACATCTACAGGCTTTAGAACTGAATCAACAAAACAGGTGGCAGTGTCACGGATGTCCAAAAAAATTCCggctgatgcagaaaagtttgCGGATATGGTAATGGACTTCATCCATTGCTGTACTCCTCGTAAACAAGCAGCTTTGAAAGCTGGAGGTCTGAAAACAGCTCGTCGACGAATAGATTTTGATGACCCATCTCAAGAAAAACTTCGATCCATGATTGAAGctctaaagaagaagaaggatACTGCATCCTTGGATAAGAGGTGCCTGATCATCCTGAAAAAGTACAGAATGCAACGTATTGTATCAAGGCGCTTTAACCTCCGTCCAGCATATCTTACCAAATTATCAAAGTCCTCATCCAATGAAGGTTTACATAAAAAACGCAAGTCTGATGCCACTTGCATGGATGTTGTGAACAATATAACTGCTTTCTATCGTAATCCTAAGGTGGCACGAGAACTTCCTTACACGAGGACTgtaaagaaacaacaacaaagattCCTCATGGAAATCTCTCTTCAGAAAGCCTATGAACTTTGGAAGCTGGAAAATCCAGAGAAGAATTTTGTGTCCTTTCCTGTTTTCTCATGGCTTCGACCTTCATGCGTTCTTCTTCAGCGTCGGACAGACATAAACCATTGTCTCTGTGAATATTGTACTGGAGTTTTACTGAAGCTTCAGAGCCTGAACAGAATTCTCACTGCTACTAACAATGACGAGTGTATGAAACTCAAGatcaaaaacaaatatgaaCTTATCGATTTTTCTCTATGTCCCAAAAGTGGCAACAGCAAGTACCATAACCTAAAGTGTATTAACAGAGCCTGCTCCGACTGTGGTGTATCGCTTCTCAAGGAAAAGTTCAAAGTGGTACTGGATTCATATGGCAAACAAGAAGTGTCCTGGCAAAAGTGGGAGAGTAATGCATTCAACGGTGATGGTAGACAAAAGACCAAGAAGGTTCAATCAACTAAGTGTGGCACATTCAAGACAATGTTTGACGAGTTATTGGGCGAAACAGACCTTTTGGCTAAACATCTCTTTACAGCCAACTGGCAGAATGACCAGTTTTCCCTTATCCGGGAAAAGTTGTCCAATACTTGTTCGCTATTCGTCATGGATTTTGCCGAAAATTACTCGTGCATATCCCATGACGAAATGCAGAAATGCACACAGCAGATAACCATTCACCCAATTGTTTGTTACTACAAGTGTCCCACAGAGGGTCACGATCACACCGTCCAGGAAGCCTTGGTTTTTGTTTCAGATGACCTTAACCATGATGCCAATGCAGTTCACCACTTCGAAACTCTGGCTATAAAGCACCTAAAAGAAAAGCGAGGACTGAAGTTAGAGCATGTAGTTGAATTCACAGATGGCTGTGGCGCACAATACAAGTCAAAGGTGTCATTTGCTGACATTAGCAACTCCAAGGCTTCACATGGTTTGTCTGTTGAAAGATGTTACTTTGGATCCCGCCATGGCAAGGGGCCCAGTAATGGTGTCTCTGGGGTTGTAAAATCATCTGTTCGACATGCTGTCCTGTTACGTAGGATCACTATTAACAATGCAGAGGAGATGTATAATTTCTGCAATCTGAATTTGACAAAAGATGGCTGTGATGGGCAACTCCGTACATTTTTCCTGGTTAAACAAGGTGAAATTCAGCGTGACCGTCCTATAACACAAGTGAAGTCTGCCCTTGCTGGAACTCGTGTTCTCCATTCTGTACGGTGTGTTTCTCCTGGGGTCCTGGATACTCGTGTGTATTCATGCCTCTGTGATGGCTGTATGAATGTTGATGATGGAAACCAGTGTTCCAACTCAAAATATGTCCTTCCCTGGCAACGACGTACCTTGAACATAGATGCTGACATAGTTGATTTATACCAGCCTGTGACTGAAGAGGAGAACACCTTACCTTCTGCTACAAGTGAAGATGACCAACTTCCTGGTGAACAAATAGAAGATCTCTGGATGAAACTTAATAACCCAG AAATTCCAACTGATGACTTGGTAATGAATTTGTTTCAAGAAGATAAAGGACAGGAAACAAGTAATGAAAAGCCTACTGAAGTGCAG GATTTGCAGATAGAAGTTCTCAAGGATTATGCTGTGCTCTACACCTGTCCACCCAAGTGGTGCTTGGGCAGAGTTCTTGAACCACCAACTGATGGAGGAGTTCGGATGAAGTTTCTGGAGCAGCACGGAGTCAGCAATTTGTTTTCCTGGCCCAAGACTCCTGATGTTGAACTAGTGGATCCAGTCTACATATTTCATGGACCTGTAAACTTGATTGGACACCATCCATTCTCTGTTGATGAAGAGgagtttaaaaacattaatgagAAATACAAGAcaataaaaaagaatgcatgttAG
- the si:ch211-86h15.1 gene encoding uncharacterized protein si:ch211-86h15.1 isoform X2 has translation MGSLWLSRLQGSSVLESFTPDLLSTYCQQKRRMAGQEIELLKRRLQQAGIQMDSETQSCSSETQAQKYTQAFSEAWRSEHDLKDTEMHMKLEVYTQQEENEVQIPVCNKSAPLSACLDIYHDQMPSKDTEPQMIDSCENTFPFINQAPRIKIEPETATETGITCQAQQHITRHGLDDSEASDASSDVSRIKVSHVGSPRHKTQTFNMPLRNQEMLTQHRMELAQIRERMSSRIQRRNSERNSKKSQLYVCQDEVSQSDKCKANNARNSQAWRDRLKKDPVKYAEYKALEAARAKEYRRKRTAAAKELDKENNRERQRRFRAKKKLQCRRTEEKECKAEEEPPPPKKIRKVLTRNERMKKREYDRIKKREERERMGEQKKRRIRERDASRKREKRRQKKTKKQTDTPQTNVGSPSTSTGFRTESTKQVAVSRMSKKIPADAEKFADMVMDFIHCCTPRKQAALKAGGLKTARRRIDFDDPSQEKLRSMIEALKKKKDTASLDKRCLIILKKYRMQRIVSRRFNLRPAYLTKLSKSSSNEGLHKKRKSDATCMDVVNNITAFYRNPKVARELPYTRTVKKQQQRFLMEISLQKAYELWKLENPEKNFVSFPVFSWLRPSCVLLQRRTDINHCLCEYCTGVLLKLQSLNRILTATNNDECMKLKIKNKYELIDFSLCPKSGNSKYHNLKCINRACSDCGVSLLKEKFKVVLDSYGKQEVSWQKWESNAFNGDGRQKTKKVQSTKCGTFKTMFDELLGETDLLAKHLFTANWQNDQFSLIREKLSNTCSLFVMDFAENYSCISHDEMQKCTQQITIHPIVCYYKCPTEGHDHTVQEALVFVSDDLNHDANAVHHFETLAIKHLKEKRGLKLEHVVEFTDGCGAQYKSKVSFADISNSKASHGLSVERCYFGSRHGKGPSNGVSGVVKSSVRHAVLLRRITINNAEEMYNFCNLNLTKDGCDGQLRTFFLVKQGEIQRDRPITQVKSALAGTRVLHSVRCVSPGVLDTRVYSCLCDGCMNVDDGNQCSNSKYVLPWQRRTLNIDADIVDLYQPVTEEENTLPSATSEDDQLPGEQIEDLWMKLNNPEIPTDDLVMNLFQEDKGQETSNEKPTEVQDLQIEVLKDYAVLYTCPPKWCLGRVLEPPTDGGVRMKFLEQHGVSNLFSWPKTPDVELVDPVYIFHGPVNLIGHHPFSVDEEEFKNINEKYKTIKKNAC, from the exons ACAGGAGATTGAGCTGCTCAAGAGGAGACTGCAGCAGGCAGGAATTCAGATGGACTCTG aaaCGCAGTCCTGCTCCTCTGAGACTCAAGCTCAGAAATACACACAGGCATTTTCAGAGGCATGGAGATCTGAACATGACTTGAAGGATACAGAGATGCATATGAAGCTAGAAGTTTATACACAGCAGGAGGAGAATGAAGTGCAAATCCCTGTGTGCAACAAATCAGCACCTTTATCAGCATGTTTGGACATTTATCATGACCAGATGCCCAGCAAAGACACTGAACCCcaaatgattgacagctgtgagAATACTTTTCCATTTATTAACCAAGCACCTCGAATTAAGATTGAACCAGAGACTGCTACTGAAACAGGTATCACCTGTCAGGCGCAGCAGCACATCACAAGACACGGCTTGGATGATTCAGAGGCCAGTGATGCATCCAGTGATGTCAGCAGAATCAAAGTCAGTCACGTTGGCTCTCCCAGACATAAGACACAAACATTTAAC ATGCCCCTCAGAAATCAAGAGATGTTGACGCAGCATAGGATGGAGCTGGCTCAGATAAGAGAGAG aATGTCTTCAAGAATCCAGCGCCGTAACTCTGAGCGTAACAGTAAGAAAAGTCAACTGTATGTCTGTCAGGATGAAGTGTCACAATCTGACAAGTGTAAAGCCAACAATGCGAGAAACAGTCAGGCCTGGAGGGATCGTCTGAAAAAAGACCCTGTAAAATATGCCGAGTACAAAGCTTTGGAAGCTGCAAGAGCAAAGGAATATAGAAGAAAGAGGACTGCTGCTGCCAAAGAACTTGATAAGGAAAATAATCGTGAGCGACAGAGAAGATTCAGAGCCAAAAAGAAGTTACAGTGTAGAAGAACAGAAGAAAAAGAGTGTAAAGCTGAAGAAGAGCCTCCGCCACCTAAGAAGATAAGAAAAGTCTTAACAAGAAACGAGCGGATGAAGAAACGAGAGTATGATAGGATAAAGAAAAGAGAGGAGAGGGAGAGGATGGGAGAACAGAAGAAAAGACGAATTCGTGAAAGAGATGCGTCTCGAAAGAGGGAAAAAAGaagacaaaaaaagacaaaaaagcaAACTGACACTCCACAAACAAATGTTGGCTCTCCAAGTACATCTACAGGCTTTAGAACTGAATCAACAAAACAGGTGGCAGTGTCACGGATGTCCAAAAAAATTCCggctgatgcagaaaagtttgCGGATATGGTAATGGACTTCATCCATTGCTGTACTCCTCGTAAACAAGCAGCTTTGAAAGCTGGAGGTCTGAAAACAGCTCGTCGACGAATAGATTTTGATGACCCATCTCAAGAAAAACTTCGATCCATGATTGAAGctctaaagaagaagaaggatACTGCATCCTTGGATAAGAGGTGCCTGATCATCCTGAAAAAGTACAGAATGCAACGTATTGTATCAAGGCGCTTTAACCTCCGTCCAGCATATCTTACCAAATTATCAAAGTCCTCATCCAATGAAGGTTTACATAAAAAACGCAAGTCTGATGCCACTTGCATGGATGTTGTGAACAATATAACTGCTTTCTATCGTAATCCTAAGGTGGCACGAGAACTTCCTTACACGAGGACTgtaaagaaacaacaacaaagattCCTCATGGAAATCTCTCTTCAGAAAGCCTATGAACTTTGGAAGCTGGAAAATCCAGAGAAGAATTTTGTGTCCTTTCCTGTTTTCTCATGGCTTCGACCTTCATGCGTTCTTCTTCAGCGTCGGACAGACATAAACCATTGTCTCTGTGAATATTGTACTGGAGTTTTACTGAAGCTTCAGAGCCTGAACAGAATTCTCACTGCTACTAACAATGACGAGTGTATGAAACTCAAGatcaaaaacaaatatgaaCTTATCGATTTTTCTCTATGTCCCAAAAGTGGCAACAGCAAGTACCATAACCTAAAGTGTATTAACAGAGCCTGCTCCGACTGTGGTGTATCGCTTCTCAAGGAAAAGTTCAAAGTGGTACTGGATTCATATGGCAAACAAGAAGTGTCCTGGCAAAAGTGGGAGAGTAATGCATTCAACGGTGATGGTAGACAAAAGACCAAGAAGGTTCAATCAACTAAGTGTGGCACATTCAAGACAATGTTTGACGAGTTATTGGGCGAAACAGACCTTTTGGCTAAACATCTCTTTACAGCCAACTGGCAGAATGACCAGTTTTCCCTTATCCGGGAAAAGTTGTCCAATACTTGTTCGCTATTCGTCATGGATTTTGCCGAAAATTACTCGTGCATATCCCATGACGAAATGCAGAAATGCACACAGCAGATAACCATTCACCCAATTGTTTGTTACTACAAGTGTCCCACAGAGGGTCACGATCACACCGTCCAGGAAGCCTTGGTTTTTGTTTCAGATGACCTTAACCATGATGCCAATGCAGTTCACCACTTCGAAACTCTGGCTATAAAGCACCTAAAAGAAAAGCGAGGACTGAAGTTAGAGCATGTAGTTGAATTCACAGATGGCTGTGGCGCACAATACAAGTCAAAGGTGTCATTTGCTGACATTAGCAACTCCAAGGCTTCACATGGTTTGTCTGTTGAAAGATGTTACTTTGGATCCCGCCATGGCAAGGGGCCCAGTAATGGTGTCTCTGGGGTTGTAAAATCATCTGTTCGACATGCTGTCCTGTTACGTAGGATCACTATTAACAATGCAGAGGAGATGTATAATTTCTGCAATCTGAATTTGACAAAAGATGGCTGTGATGGGCAACTCCGTACATTTTTCCTGGTTAAACAAGGTGAAATTCAGCGTGACCGTCCTATAACACAAGTGAAGTCTGCCCTTGCTGGAACTCGTGTTCTCCATTCTGTACGGTGTGTTTCTCCTGGGGTCCTGGATACTCGTGTGTATTCATGCCTCTGTGATGGCTGTATGAATGTTGATGATGGAAACCAGTGTTCCAACTCAAAATATGTCCTTCCCTGGCAACGACGTACCTTGAACATAGATGCTGACATAGTTGATTTATACCAGCCTGTGACTGAAGAGGAGAACACCTTACCTTCTGCTACAAGTGAAGATGACCAACTTCCTGGTGAACAAATAGAAGATCTCTGGATGAAACTTAATAACCCAG AAATTCCAACTGATGACTTGGTAATGAATTTGTTTCAAGAAGATAAAGGACAGGAAACAAGTAATGAAAAGCCTACTGAAGTGCAG GATTTGCAGATAGAAGTTCTCAAGGATTATGCTGTGCTCTACACCTGTCCACCCAAGTGGTGCTTGGGCAGAGTTCTTGAACCACCAACTGATGGAGGAGTTCGGATGAAGTTTCTGGAGCAGCACGGAGTCAGCAATTTGTTTTCCTGGCCCAAGACTCCTGATGTTGAACTAGTGGATCCAGTCTACATATTTCATGGACCTGTAAACTTGATTGGACACCATCCATTCTCTGTTGATGAAGAGgagtttaaaaacattaatgagAAATACAAGAcaataaaaaagaatgcatgttAG